A single Tachypleus tridentatus isolate NWPU-2018 chromosome 9, ASM421037v1, whole genome shotgun sequence DNA region contains:
- the LOC143225161 gene encoding uncharacterized protein LOC143225161 encodes MKTLFFLSLVLTFATYQVYSKDCHMRELDLCASTLLLFNQDDGIAQTEADLDKQCTYIREVYQCLKNYTIDCMTPIQRELVGLFSEGSEKLLKEYCTVGTSIRDEYLKNAPCLNSASGENVECLRDLQVALEVIATAKFQNRIPIACCAYRRYETCFRERLEKKCGKSAVEFIQELLRMAVSRVPEIICTGYGRNSTECTTLLPRSRSTPKGSQSKSALSRLLSTYIATI; translated from the exons ATGAAAACTTTGTTCTTCCTTTCCCTAGTGCTAACATTTG CCACTTATCAAGTTTATTCTAAGGACTGTCACATGAGGGAGCTGGATTTATGTGCATCCACACTCTTGCTGTTTAATCAAGATGACGGAATTGCCCAAACAGAAGCCGATTTGGACAAACAGTGCAc TTATATTCGAGAAGTATATCAGTGCCTGAAGAACTATACAATAGATTGCATGACGCCAATTCAACGTGAGCTCGTTGGGTTGTTCAGCGAAGGCTCTGAGAAATTGTTGAAAGAATATTGTACTGTTGGTACCAGTATACGAGACG aataCCTTAAAAACGCTCCTTGTTTGAACAGCGCGTCGGGTGAAAATGTAGAATGTCTTCGAGACCTACAAGTCGCTTTAGAGGTCATTGCGACTGCAAAATTTCAAAACCGTATTCCCATCGCTTGCTG TGCTTACCGCCGATACGAGACCTGCTTCCGAGAGAGACTGGAGAAAAAATGTGGAAAAAGTGCTGTTGAATTCATCCAAGAACTTCTGCGAATGGCAGTTTCCCGTGTACCGGAAATAATCTGCACAGGTTATGGACGAAACAGCACAGAATGCACCACTCTACTCCCTAGGTCTCGCAGTACTCCTAAAGGATCACAGTCTAAATCTGCACTATCTCGTTTATTGTCTACCTACATAGCTACTATTTAA